The stretch of DNA GTGGGTGTCACGCTGCGCGCCACACCCCTCAGAGAGGCGTACGTCGGGCGCGCGCGACCGTATCTGTGGCTGCTCGTCGCCGCGGTTGGGCTGCTCACGGCCATCGCGTGCGTCAACGTGACCAATCTGCTGCTCTCACGCGCGATCGCGTCGAGCGGAGACACCGCCGTCCGGCTGGCCATGGGCGCCGAACGGCATCATCTCGTCCGACACGCTCTTGCCGAGGTCTTGCTCCTGGCGATTGCTGGTGCCGTGCTCGGTGGGGTTGGCGGATGGTGGGCGCTTCGCGGTCTCACCGCGATGATTGGAACCGACCTGCCGCCGTGGCTCGGTGTAGAGCTGGACGTCACTGTCTGGTTGTTCGCTGCCACCACAACGCTGCTCACTGCCATCGCTGTCGTGGCGCTCCCGGTCTCCTATGCCGTGCGCACCGACGTCGATCGCGTCTTGAGGCAGGAATCGCACCGCTCTGCCGGCAACCGAGCTCAACAGACAACCCGCCGCCTCCTGCTCGGCGGCCAGGCGGCGTTTGCCACGATTCTCCTGGTGATGGCTGCGCTGTTCGGTGGTGCGCTTCGTGAGCTGCTGCGCGTCGATACGGGCTTCAACAGCCGGGGCGTGCTGACGTTTCGCGTGGATCCGCCGTGGGGCCGGTATCCCGATATCGCGACGACGTCGGAGTTCTACCGCCGGGCGACCGAACGTCTCGTGATGATTCCCGGCGTCGAGGCAGCCGGCACGAATAACCTTCTCCCGTTCTCGGGACTCGAGCTGTCCTCACCACGTGTCCTCGTCGAGGGGCGTGCCAGCGGTCGCGCAGACGAGGAGCCGTTCATCAATTTTCAACTGATCGACGCCGCCTACTTTCGTGCCATGGGCATTCCAGTGCTGCAGGGCCGGACGTTCGCGTGGACGGATGACGCCAGCTCACCTCCCGTGGCCGTCGTCAGCACGCGGACGGCACAGCGCTTCTGGCCCGGCGAGGATGCGCTCGGTCGTCGCATCCGAGTCGTGTGGAATCAACAGGGCACTGGAGGTGGGGAGGCTCTGACGTATGGCTGACTGTCGTGGGCGTCGTTGGGAACGTGCGATTCAGCAGCCTCGATGACGGACGCGGGCTCGAGGTGTATGCGCCGAATACCCAGCTCTTCGCCGGCGACTCCTACATCGTCGTGCGAACACGGACCGATGCAGAGGCGGTGCGACATCAACTGCGGACCGCCATCGACGCGGTCGATCGCGAGCAGTCCTTCTTCGACGTCCACACCATGGACGCACGCATACAGCGGGCCATCTGGCAGCACCGCATCGCCACCGCCGTGCTCGCGCTCTTTGCGGTGATTGCGCTGTGCCTCGCCGTGATCGGCACGCACGCCGTGACGGCTCAGGCCGTGGCGTCAGCACGGCGTGAGATCGGCATCCGCCTCGCCCTTGGATCGCCGGCGTCGCAGGTCGTGCGGCTCGTCATGCAGCGCTGGCTCGTCGCGGTCGTCGCAGGCGTCGCGGTCGGGATGCTCGGCGGCGGGCTGGTGGCCGGTGTGCTCGCACGCGCGCTCGGAATGCCGGCCGTTCCTGACCTGCTCCTGCCTGCGATCTCGCCGATCCTACTGGCGGGTGCGGCGGCGGTGGCCTGCTACGTGCCCGTGAGGCGCGCCCTTCGACGACACGATCTCATCGATGCGTTGCGGCCGGAATGAGGTCCGTGCCTCACGCCGGGCACCGTCAGCGGCCGCCACTACTCGGACGAGGCGACTGCTTGTCGGAGCGGATCAGGCTCCCGTGGTCACGTACAATGGGTGTGCATGCCGACGCCAGGCACACCGGTGGTCGTACACATGGTCGGCTATCTGACCGGCGCCGCGCTGTACGCCATGCTCCTCGCGATGGTGTGGCGCGCGCGGGGCGGCACGGACCGCCTGGTGCTCGCGACGGCCTTGCTCGGCCTTGTCTGGAACATCGGCGAGCTCCTGATACATGCGACCGGTGCGATTGGCTACGATGCGGCGGCGCCGTGGCTGGCGGCAACGGCCTATACGGCGCTCGGCCTGCTCGCGGCGGTCGTGGTGCACTCCGTGTCGCGATTGCAACACGAGCCGCAGGGCTCGAGGCTGTGGTTGGTCCAGGCCGCGGTATGGCTCGCGTACGGGTCTGCGGCGGTGGCGGGGTTGCTGCACCTCGATGCCGCAGCCACCGCTGGACCGCTGCCTTCTCCGACGGGTCTCGACGTGATGACCGGCGGGCTCGTCGTGCTCAGCGTGCCGCTCGTGATTACCACGCGAGGGCAGGACCACGCGCGGCGTGCGCTCTGGATGAGCGCCCTTGCCGTCTTCGCCGTGTCCGCCCTCCACCTCGCTCGGTTCCACGGCGCGAACGAGTCTTGGGCGGTCGAGCTCATTGGCCACCACGCGTCCATCCCGCTTGCGTTCGCGATGCTGTATCGCGACTATCGATTCGCACTGGCCGATCTCTTCCTGAAGCAGGCCTTGACGCTGCTGGCGCTCGTGGCCCTGGTGCTGACGGGCTATTCAGCGCTGGAGGCTGGGTTGGCGCCGAGCACATCCGGCGTTGTGGCGCTCCTGATCGGCATGTGGATCGCGACGGTGCTCCTCTTTCCGTGGCTGCGTCGCGCAACGAGCTGGTTCGTCGACCGCGTCGAGCTCTCGCGATCGAACTACGCCGAGCTGCTGGACGAGATGACCACGGCGGTCCAGGCGTGCGACGACACGGATGGCGTCCTCGCCAGTGCCTGCGCAAGACTCGCGCCAGCCCTTAGTGCCGCGTCCGTCACGTTCAAGGCTCATACACTCGAAACGTCGAGCTCGCCGTCGCCCAACGAAGTCGTCATCCCCACGGCCGAGCCACCGCAGTACATCCTGTGCATCGGAGCGCTCGCGGGCGGGCGGAGACTGCTCTCCGATGATCTCGACATGTTGGAGCGGGTCGCCGCTCTTGTCGCGCGCCGCATCGACGCGATCAGGCTGACCAAGGAGCGCTACCAGCGCATGCTGCAAGAGCGCGAGATTCGGTCGCTGGCGACGGAGGCCGAGCTGCGGGCGCTCCGGGCTCAAATCAACCCGCACTTTTTGTTCAATGCCTTGACGACGATCGGCTATCTGATTCAGAGCGCTCCACCGCGTGCGTTTGAAACGTTGATGCGGCTGACGACACTCCTGCGGGCAGTGCTTCGATCAGAAGGGGAGTTCACGTCGCTCGGCCGAGAGCGTGAGCTGATCGAGTGCTATTTGCAAATCGAACATGAGCGATTCGAGGAGCGGCTCACGACGACCATCGACATCCCACGGGAGCTGGAAGAGGTGCGGATCCCTTCGCTCATCGTTCAGCCTCTCGTCGAGAACGCGATCAAACATGGCATCGCACCGGTGTCCAACGGGGGCAGCGTGGCCGTGACCGCCAGATTCGCCGACCGTGGCGCGATGCCGGCACTCTGCGTAACGGTCCGTAACACCGGAGCGCCGTTCGTTGGGCGCTCGCCAGGCGACGACAGTGGTCTCGGACTACGCAGTGTAGAACGGCGACTGGCTTGCTATTACGGTGAAGCCGCGTCGTTCGCTCTGAGGCGGAGCTCAGATGGCGCCACGACGGCGGAGCTCTGGTTGCCCGTCAGTGGATCAGAGGGGGGCCGTCCATCGAGTGCCCCCAGCATGACCAAAATGGACTACAGTCCATTTTACTCGTGAGCAAAGTGGACTAGTGTCCATTTTGTAAGTGTCCCACGCTATCTCCGCCCTGCCGTCGAGAAGCCACTTGCACGCGGAACAATGGTGTTCATTGGCGGTCCTCGCCAGGTCGGGAAGACAACCTGGCCCTGGGTCTGCTCGCTGGGGACCAATGAGCGCCATCCGCGCTACCTCAAACTGGGATGACCCGGTGACGGGTCCTTCCGTCGCTCTCCACTGCGCGACGATCCTCCGTCAGGTTCGCCCCGAAGCGGTCCACCGGCAGCCCATACCCACCGGTGATAGGTTCGTCGGACGTAGGCGAGGCGCTCGATGGGCGTCGGGTAGCGGCGACGGAACCAACGCACGAGTGACAGAATCGATGCGCGTTCCGATTGGCTGACCGGTACTTCGAGCGCGGCGCGGACCTCCGCCAACGTCAAGCGCCGTTCGGCGAGGTCGCGGACACGCACAAGCGCGGTTGATGGTGGACGGTAGGTCGTGGGAGTCATGGCGGGTCCTCTCCACGCAGCACTTCGAGCATCCGGATGTCTTCGAGATCCTTAGGACGCGCCGCGAAGCGCTTCGTCGCAATCAGATCGTCGATCGTCGGGATCGGCAGGCCGCACCCATCGGCGATCTGGATGGTCTGGCGACGCGCCCACACGTCTTCGAGTGTGACCACGAGTCCGTCGATCGTCGTTACGGCTCGCGCAACGAGGAGATCGACGTGCTCGTCGTTCTCTACCGCATAGCGTCCCCGCCGGCGCGCATCGTCTGGGGCATGTGTAGGAACGAGCTCGAAAGGTGCCACCGCCCCGTTGAAGCGCTCAATATCCTCCGGATGGAGCCAGAAATCGTAGTCAGCCGTCAGGACCGGCAGGCCAAGCACCACGAGGGCACGCCTGCCGATCAGAAGCGCCCTCGCCCCGCAGGCGGCGATGGCGCGAAAAAAGCTCGTCTCGTCGAACTCCCTGGCGCGCACGCAACCATCGTACCCCAGGATCATCGACGCGGAGCACGGACTCCCGCTGAAACGTCATCACGCTCCAGCTCCGCGGCGAGCGCCAACAGCCCGCTGTCCCGATCTGGCCGTCGAGGCGGACCACGAATAGATCGAGCAAATGCCCCGACCTTTGGGTCCAGCGCAAGCGCTTCTCACAGGGGCGCAAGCGGCAGCACAAACACCAAGGAGAACGACCAGGGGCTGGCGTCGTCGATGAATCGGACACCATCGATGCGATCACCAGCCTTCGGTAATCCCGTGGCGACGTAATCGAGCGAGCCTTCGAGCTCGACATCGCGAAGCCATCGTCCCTCAGCCAGCCAATTGAACAGCGCGACGCTCGTATCCAGCTCGAGATTCAGCTTGTGTGTGTACGCCCGCCGATCAGTGGGCCGCTCAGCCTTGCTGAACTTGTCGACGACATCGACGTGCGAGCTGACCCAGCCGCGGGTCCACGCCGATGGCAGCCAGGTGAAGTTGGCCTCGAATTCGAGCTCGGGCGAGCTGTCGCGTTCGAACGGCAGCACGATCGCCTCAATCGTGAACCCAGCCAGGGGAGTCGTGTCGGGAGATCAACAGCGAGGATCAGCTCGAATGCGGTCTCGCGGCGTTCGCGCATTGGCACGCCGTCTTCACCTTCGATGCGGGG from Luteitalea sp. encodes:
- a CDS encoding FtsX-like permease family protein, with the translated sequence MARSPMGGGFTPLDGVCRPLVDWRWHVGHVGGKLDVVMLRDVRLAFRLIIRHPALSVAIALTLAIAIGAATAIFSLVQALILRPLPFANVDRLVTIEAVLDAEEGRVALREYRDLERDSRMFDGWAAYYRSQYNLTGAGAPQALTCTIGTSTLFDVLGVRPIHGGIWPSREDFTRQYRVVLSHRLWRERFGARPDVVGSTMVMDGGRYQVSGVLPAGFDYPLQTDVFRAITDYDAPHVRRYSVLARMRAGVALDQAQAELDSFAARFARMYPDTNVGVTLRATPLREAYVGRARPYLWLLVAAVGLLTAIACVNVTNLLLSRAIASSGDTAVRLAMGAERHHLVRHALAEVLLLAIAGAVLGGVGGWWALRGLTAMIGTDLPPWLGVELDVTVWLFAATTTLLTAIAVVALPVSYAVRTDVDRVLRQESHRSAGNRAQQTTRRLLLGGQAAFATILLVMAALFGGALRELLRVDTGFNSRGVLTFRVDPPWGRYPDIATTSEFYRRATERLVMIPGVEAAGTNNLLPFSGLELSSPRVLVEGRASGRADEEPFINFQLIDAAYFRAMGIPVLQGRTFAWTDDASSPPVAVVSTRTAQRFWPGEDALGRRIRVVWNQQGTGGGEALTYG
- a CDS encoding FtsX-like permease family protein; amino-acid sequence: MGVVGNVRFSSLDDGRGLEVYAPNTQLFAGDSYIVVRTRTDAEAVRHQLRTAIDAVDREQSFFDVHTMDARIQRAIWQHRIATAVLALFAVIALCLAVIGTHAVTAQAVASARREIGIRLALGSPASQVVRLVMQRWLVAVVAGVAVGMLGGGLVAGVLARALGMPAVPDLLLPAISPILLAGAAAVACYVPVRRALRRHDLIDALRPE